A window from Lactiplantibacillus pentosus encodes these proteins:
- a CDS encoding AraC family transcriptional regulator yields MDKSQLDKLLRTEDSIERLQKENQQNVNTIHLDYHDGNIPTMPTKGFFKEGNIFINKSRRFSYTPAHRHNFVEFNYMYSGHCTQYINDEKIQLKENDLILMDKDIIQRIDYIGTNDILINIGVQDSSILNNIMQNLADSESLVTKFMMNASAVNAVHNNFILFDINKNEMANDLIKMMIAKTFSERQNRNKSLNLLLSTLLIELANTVESQTNQVAKSSSLELAILQYIDNHYNKLSLDELAHHFGYNKNYLGNMLKEKTGNTFQSLIDQKRLSSSRTLLTNTNYSVESISGMVGFKSPTSLFKLYRKYLGTTPKAFRIDTNSGN; encoded by the coding sequence ATGGATAAAAGTCAGCTGGACAAACTCTTGCGTACCGAGGATTCAATTGAACGATTACAGAAAGAAAATCAACAAAATGTTAACACAATTCACTTAGATTATCACGATGGAAATATTCCAACTATGCCTACTAAAGGCTTCTTCAAAGAAGGAAATATATTTATCAATAAAAGCCGGCGCTTCTCATATACGCCGGCCCATCGTCATAACTTTGTAGAATTTAATTACATGTACTCTGGGCACTGTACTCAATATATTAATGACGAAAAAATCCAGCTAAAAGAGAATGATTTAATCTTGATGGATAAAGATATTATTCAACGTATTGACTATATCGGTACAAACGATATTCTCATAAATATTGGTGTTCAGGATAGTTCTATTTTGAATAATATTATGCAAAATCTCGCCGATTCTGAAAGTTTGGTTACTAAGTTCATGATGAACGCATCAGCTGTAAATGCTGTTCACAATAACTTCATTTTATTTGATATCAACAAGAATGAAATGGCCAATGATCTCATAAAAATGATGATTGCTAAAACCTTTTCTGAAAGACAAAATCGTAACAAGTCATTAAACTTATTGCTTTCAACGTTATTAATCGAACTAGCAAACACAGTTGAATCACAAACCAATCAGGTTGCTAAATCATCTAGTTTGGAACTTGCTATTTTGCAGTACATTGATAATCATTATAATAAGTTATCGCTCGACGAACTAGCACATCACTTCGGTTATAATAAAAATTACTTGGGAAATATGCTGAAAGAAAAAACAGGTAACACTTTTCAAAGTCTTATTGATCAGAAACGACTTTCAAGCAGTCGCACCTTGCTTACAAATACGAACTATTCGGTTGAAAGCATATCCGGAATGGTTGGCTTCAAAAGTCCCACTTCTCTATTCAAACTTTATAGGAAGTATTTAGGTACAACACCGAAGGCTTTTCGTATCGATACAAACAGCGGAAATTGA